A window of Metopolophium dirhodum isolate CAU chromosome 6, ASM1992520v1, whole genome shotgun sequence genomic DNA:
aaatttgaactttaaatgcttataaaaaataattgtacctatgtatttttaatatttttcaactgctattagaacgatatgttaggagccttatattaaatttacacgattttttacccaacaaataaaattttattgatatttatagaaaaaaaaagttaaaaaaattgaaaactgacaatgtccgtaaacagctcaaaaagagtcaaaatattttcaaaattttatggtgtatagaaaatgctaatataaatattcagtgaaattttcaagtatctacagtcattcgttttttaattacaataaaataagaaaatttttacATAAgatatgagaaatcgagtgaatatcaaatgttgtaaaaatataaatttcagacgctcataaaaatttaatttatgtttcttgtagacatttttttttttgataaaggtagacaaacttatgagttatcttatattacattttcaaagcctagatttaaaaagaaaaatttttatgaattctcaactcaaaataatttgctaattttcgtgatttttccgtattttgtcaaaatttgaactttaaatgcttataaacacaaactgtgactaaggatttttaatttttttcatctgcctttgaaacaattacctaggagccttctattaaattttcaagctattttacttaacaggtaaaattttattgatatttatagaaaaaaaaactaaaaaaaatggaaatcgacaatgtccgtaaacagctcaaaataagtcaaaaaatttggaaatgttatggtgtataagaaatgcaattataaacattcagtcaaaatttcatgtcgctacggtcatttgttttagagttacaccaaaaacctaaatcgattttctcgaaaacagattttgcgtaaaaattccagtttttccttaatttttcttttgttttttacgtcgcgtttgaaaattactcacccccccccccccccaaagtacaaactagattcactttcctatcagaaaagttactgttgaagaaaatccaaacacttttactgtcctaaaaagtgataacagacacaaaaaaaaaaaaaaaataaaaataaaaaaaaaaaaaaacacacatcattgtaaaatcaatacattcatatcattccactcagaatctaaaattgtgtagttaaataatgcaatatataatatggtagtataaaactaaaattaacaataattaccaAAGTCGTACAacttatatgataaataatgcaGTAATCCTATACATACGTTTGTTATGAGTaggtctataatatttattgttcttGTAATAGCCAAAGGGTGATTTTTTAAGAATCTCAAAAGAGTTGCCGTGTTTAATCCCTAATGGTAGTGTATTGTAAATTTCTGGACCAATAATTAAGTATGCGGATTGTGCAAATTTTTTGTGCACAGTCGGTACTTTGATTTTCAGATATTTGTCTAGTGTTGTGTCCGCGTTcagttttaaaagtaataagattattttcaattgtgtagAGTACCGTCGCCAATTGCAAcattggtataggtacctatattttggaACACGCACAAACGCAATATTATTTGTCCGAACACGGACGCGTTTTCGCCGGTGTTTCCGAATAATTGCGGTCAAAGTGACAAAAACCACGCGAGTTGCGGACGAAATCTAAAAAGGTAACATACGAATTGCGGAcacaaatataagataataagaaatttcctattattatttttgatacacCTAGCGATCGTGGACGTTGGGAAATTACTGTTTGATATACAGGCTGtttcataaaaacatttttaccacaagatctataaaaactatgacgataaataatgacgataatctataaatgttttataaacaattttttccacaaaataaaaaacaataaataattcaacaacattttaaaaataacgattgctCTTTTGCaagacacaaatatttttaaccccAGCCACCAATTTTTTTGGTAGCTTGTCCTAAGTCCTGGAAAAGTGGCGAAGGGAAATATTTGTGTCCACAACTAAcgtggtttttatttaaaaaagctcTGTACCTGTACGCAATTAGTATTATGACAACGAGACTCGTGTCCgcaattgttatgttataattcCTGACTTAAATAATTCGTCCGCAACTAGTGTGTGTCCGTTTTCGCGCCACCGTAGTCTCGGCACACGTCCTCAAAGCTGCGCTCAAAGTTCGCGAGGTGACTTACGTTTTgacgttttgtctatgttgcgcgtgggccagataGGTAGAGACAATACCGAGGAGACAACTTattgtgcgctgacatcctcctaaaaatcataattattcgGATATTTATCTtggatcatattatactatggatGTGGCTACAGCGTATGATTTTGTCGCCTATAATATAGCGACGAGTCGCCGAATTAGGTGATCGATTTGCACGAGCGCAATGCAACTCCTCGCATAATTATCACAATAGGTATCTGTGGATAAACATGCGAGAATTCGCGTTGCGCATGCGTATATTGACCACCTGGCACCTGATACGCCGACTCGTCACTATTGATTAAATCGGCAAcgttttttgtattgatttaatgcGCTGCGGCTCCGTCCACCGTATAtacgatatttattataaataatttataacgcaTGAgtgatttatgaaatttaataactGGTAATAAAATCTGTGATAGCTGATCTTGATAACAGAGTCGGTCATCTTACAGTTGTTCTAGACGCTTGTCTATTATCTCCTACCGTCGTCGGCGCGCgccttataaaatttaatttctcatTAAATTCCTTACAATATTTGAGTTTCGTACTtgctataattttaatatttttgtacttttgtgtGCTACCCGTCAACCATCAACGCCGTTCGCCGTCGCCGTCTCCAGGTGCCAAATTTCCAAATTCCAACCTACACTCTAGTAGAGTGACTCTACAGTGCCCCACAGCCATTGCCGTGACCGACACAGGTTCATAACAATCagtattttctttcatataggtAAATACAGGATGAATGTTTAACCGTGCTCACCCACCTTTCTccttttaatagttaatttagtCAAATTCTACTTGGCTATGTCTTCGTTATCATTGACTGATGTATTGTCATATTACAGATTATTTGATGGATGCATCGTTTTGAAAAACGGACATTATTTGAGTTAGTACTTACTTCTCTTGTGCGCACTACTGTCCTGTGGTTACCATCAACACTGTTTGCCGTCTCTGAATTCCAACCTACACTGTACAGTGCCACCTACCACTGCAGCGACCGACACAGGTTCATAACAATCAGTATTTCCTTTCTTAAAAATACAGGATGATTTTTAACCATGCTCAAACCCATTTCTTCTTTGAATAGTTGATTTAGTTAAATTCTAAACCTAAAGAACacctaaaaattaacaattaattaaatattatatattaataattattaatcttcTGTAAATTGTTTAGAAgatgattttattgaaaatgttgatgtatctaaatcaaattcCAATgaagtaggtagttaataagctattaaaatgtttatattatggaaaataatccttaaaaatagtttttaaaaacaaaaactatatcTTATATTAGATTGTAGTATTTGTTATACTtggataattttaacaaataaataattattaattatattgataaatcaataGTTGGTAATTATACTAGAGCGCAGATTTGTATAaatttgcatatattatatattctgacTGATCGTATGATATACTAagtgaaaacataatttgtttcatgATATAACAATTTTAGCTATAATGgtgcatattttgcatttatcgACATTTctccattctttttttttaaagattttaattgcttatttcATCTTTTATTTCAGTGTTATTACTTGTcttattttagacatttttgaaatatttactatatgtgTAAGGaccttaaaaaattgaaattaaccAATAGGTATTTATAGTCTTAGGTATAAACATGTACTAACAGTTTTCCCAAATATatttcggatttttttttttttttatagatttaagtTACCTACAAAAcagatattttaaagaaaagtatttattaaatttattttattatttttattaaatattcaaaacaaaggtaaattttgcatttttttttccatgcatatatattatattattattattattattattatttagatacattaaaattatcaataaaaaatatttattatattattccccCATTTTGATAGCCAGTACTAATTTGTGCCCCATATATACCAATGTGATTTATTTCAATAGTAGTCCGTTGATCAGTGATCACGGCAACCAAAATCAGcttgtttttaattctttattaattttatgtactATACGTCCATATTATACAGTCCACTTCTATAAGATCCAAACAGTAaggcttaaaatttaaattaattttattaattttaacttttaatttgcttttaaaaattacctagTGTGTGTGTGCGAGAGTAGCACACGACATATTCCGAACGTATCTACGCACTCTAATGATAATTTACTTCACAAACAACCATGCTGCGTAATGAGTATAAGACATCAAATTGCCTATCGCGACCCCTTTTTAAATACCGCCACCAATCCACTTAAGTTTAATATaactttgaatattattataaaaattatgattttgataTTACTTTAGAGTTCATAGagaattattaacaatatttataattgattttgaaatgtcGTTTTTTAGTTTAAAGGCATTCATACACAATTCACAatgcaaaatataaatcaattaccAGAATCCAGAAGATGTGAAGCGGTCaaattgtatgaaaaattaTCTTTCAGTGATATATATGAAGGTTTGCAATCCTTATGGAAGTAAGTGGTAAGTGGTTTAATCagctagaaaaatattaataaaatttttttgtagtgGTGAAATTTTTTGTGATATTAAACTGGAAACggacgataaaaaaataataactgcacATAAAGTGGTTTTATCAGCGGCTAGTCCGTATTTCCATGCTATGTTCACAAATTTTGCAGAAAGGAATCATGATCTTGTGGAAATGAGACACATAGATTATTCCGCTTTACTGCTCTTAGTAAACTTTTTATATTCAGGGAAAATCTTAATCACTGAAGAAAACGTCCAGGTAATAATAGATAAAGTTTGATTTAATCAtagaaaactaaattatttaaattatttattgtttatttcttaAGGATTTACTACCTGCTGCAGATATCTTGCAGTTACAAGGAGTAAAAGAGGCTTGTTGTGATTTCTTACAGTCACAGCTCTGTTCTACAAATTGTATCGGAATTAATAGTATAGCAGATTTACACAGCTGTACAAAATTGATGACAAGTtcagaaatatatattaatcaacACTTTTCgtacgaaataaaaattattattatgattctataaggacattttatttattattgttatattttgattcTTAGAGAAGTTTTTGGTGGTGACGAATTCCTATTGTTATCATCGGAACAAGTTATTAAGTTGATATCCAGTGATAGACTTCCAGTATCATCTGATGAAAAAGTAGGCAATCTAAAATTGATTAttcttatgttttattattgacgAAGGAAAAATTCAGTAAccatttaatatgtaatattaagtattctaattaatttatagtatatttattgttttaggtatttgaaagtgttattcgttgggtaaaaTATGATTTGAGTTCAAGAAATAGCATTTTACCCCAATTAATGGAACACGTACGATTACCATTAACATCTAAggattacataataaaaaatgtagctGAGGAACCTCTTATTAAgaattgtttaaaaagtatgtTTTCTCTTTAAATATGcttttattgtgaattaatttatatcattgatatatatttatttataatttccaaGGTTATCATTATGTATTGAAGGCATTAAATACACTCGAATCAGAAGAGCTTGTTCCACAAAGCATCTGGAATAAACCCAGGCATGGAGAAAAAGTATGattctataaaatttatttattttttcattgcgtttaataatttaattataacaggTTATATTGGTTGTTGGTGGAATTAACTTTGGATTACGTCATAGTTTAGAATGGTTCGATACACGAACGAACCTATGGAATTTAGGACCAGAATTGATTACAAACCATAGAAGACATGGTCTAGTCGTTATTAAcgataattttgtatttgtcGTGGGTGGCTATGTTAATTGTACATCTCCTTATCGGAGTGTTTGTGTGCTAGATTTATCTGCAGAAACACTTTGTTGGAAACCACGTAATGATATGTTAgttgaaagaaaaatgttaggCGTAGgtgtcattaataataatatctatgccGTAAGTAATGTTGAATcgtaatttattagtttaatcaCTATTTCTGTTAAAAAGCAAGTACCaatgaattatacatttaatttaaggtAGGCGGATACAATGATATAGATGGTCATTGCCGAAGTGCAGAGATTTTTGACTACAATACTAAAGCATGGAGTATGGTATGTAGTATGACTACTACAAGATCTTTATTTGCGGTTGGAGTCCTAAATGATCTTTTATATgtggtaaattaatattttttttatgattttaattttgtattatatttgttataataataattgtaattggaATAATAAAATTCTCCTGAGAACGAATCGCGTAATATATTTACGAAAtagaataatttgataaaattgaaattgaaattaaagagtaagctattatatatttatttatataccacttcaattcaatgatttaataatttcatcagGAACTGATTCATTTTCATTGATCGtcaaacctacctacatattggaagtaaaaaaactcaattacatttttgttacagatataaacttaatgtaatacaaaaaatattattattctcttgtTTAATATGAtcttacttattagtttttaatattgttcatacaatatatacaaaaaaaaaaattaaactttcttaaacgtttattttcaacattgaatataacttaagaggatgtacacccgcatgtgttgtctctgtctcacaaatgtacaacatagcaaaaactgttttgcgcgggaaagaaccgagaaggctacagtcataactaagaaatgAGATTTTCACTACATAAAAAGAAGAACTTTGGCTGtacaacgttgtttttatttttttgatatcacttatatgaaaaagtttttactgtttcaaaaaccataGCCGACGGGTGGCCGGAGCCTCGCACTAGTGGAGTTTCAACCGTTTTAACGGCAGACGGGTAACCGCCACTGTTGAGTTGTTGTCCATCTCTTATAGACGGCTGGCGGGTAAAACCGCTGTCCGTCGACTGTACCCCTCCATGGTTCTTGACAAGCGCTCAGTGCTTATATAAGGTCCACGGTTGTAGCCCAAAGGCAGTGGTCTGGACGCTACTAGTCTTTTGTAGCGCGTAAACGCTACAGCTACTCCCCCAAAAAAGTAgcttgccatttaaaaaaaagtagcaCTACTTCTAAGGCTATTGTCTAAATGTTGCACGCTACTTTTTcgctacatttttaaaagtcttCTTATTGAAAATTagtgtttgtagtttgtactgatTTGACATTTGGTCACTGGACAGAACCCAAGTTAAAAACTTCACTAACACACtcatcattatcataatataaataaacaaattcaatcataattgatattttaataattaccaatTAGATTGTAGGTAGcgacaaaataatgataattttcgcTACGCTAACTAGAAACTTTTAGCGCCATATAGTATTTCGCTATCTAAGGCGTAATGTAGCGACGCTATGTCAATCGCTACAATTAGTGCGCTACTCCCAACCACTGCCAAAAGGCATTAAAACCCAGGAAACCTaatgtttcaaaaaccattattgtttgtttttttcaaacttgaaaaacttttGTCATATAtatgatatcaaaaaataaaaacaacgttgcacagccaaagttctccttttatgtggtgaaaatctcgtttcttagttatgattgTAGCCTTCTTGGTTCTTTCCCgcaaaaacagtttttggtatgttgtacatttgtaagacggagacaacacattcgagtgtagcatcctcttaattattcgtttcattaaataatgattccTTCAAACTTGatcaatattgatttttaatttctaaacattttcgtacctgtataatattgaaattgataatttataataagttaatttttctaattaaaaattaaaaatatttagtttattcgaCTTCTTATAAATATGTTCTCAACCACTTTCATTTAAAATGCTATGTAATTATATTCTATTCCGGGATTTCTTTTAGCGTgaggtatttttatttcacaattgtttgtaataattaaattttgtaggTAGGAGGTCATGATCAAGAAACACATGCTTTAGACACTGTTGAATGTTATAATCCCAGTATTGATATGTGGAGACCAGTCGCAAACATGTGTGTTCCTCGCAGTTGTGCCGGTGTAGGAGTTTTATACGGTGAACTGTATGCTGTAGGCGGTCTTAATGGATCAAACCTTTTGAGTAGTGTTGAAAAATACAGTCCAAGAACAAGAAATTGGACAACTGTTGCGGATTTACTTTTGCCTCGGAAATATGCAGGTAACTTCTTGTAGAATAAATGTAAACTAttttatgaaacttttttttttaatatttcaaattaaattaatttttcattatagaAGTAGTCGCATTAGATGGTTTATTGTATGTCATCGGTGGAACGAACGAATCTTCTCTTTTGGATTCTGTAGAATGTTACAACCCAAACACCAATACCTGGGCCACGGTTACAGCGAAATGGAATGTTGCACGGTTTTCACCTGGAGTAGTAGCCATTAATAGGCCACAACGATTTACATCTTGTTAGCatccatgattttttttttttcggtacaatataaatgttttaatattttgcattataGTATTTTACGTAATTTACGATAATTTGCAGATAATTGTATagctaataatgtataatatgtttaatttctaTAGCTGAGAATTGGacatttaaataaagtttttcataagtagttaataaaattagttaataataatatgtaaccaaaaaacctataaaatatataactaaacacaattttttttatagagattTCGTTCAAGTTTGGATCAAATTAGAGAGGTATTTAAATGGAGAATAAACATTTTGGTtatcatgttttaaattaaaaataaattatattcatggTCACTTGgaattattaaagtatattataatttaatatttatacacacaattccattttcaattattaataataacaataataataatatttatttgaaaccaattacaattataagataaacaaataaaatacaatgaataTTTAAAGCATTGGTTCTCTTTTCAAAAGCAAGTTTGTGCTGAAAAGAGAGAGTTTGTGATACAAGTAGTCATAAGTCgtcataattttacataaataatagtgctaatttagtttttgaaatttaaatataagtaagaaGAAAGAAACTAAACATAAcagttattgaaataaaacattggttatatatttttatacattatgaatattgaaattataatgaacacaaaattgaataaacttatattttggGCTTTGTCGTCCAAATTCATTTTAGGGACGTTGATATTAGTATTGAAGATGTGACATGATACATCAAtagttgttttcatattatagaataacatacaaatgttttttgtgtataatgattttaaatttaatatctctaactctttaaataatttaattgtaggaattAATGTAggcttattgaaaataaatttgattagaGAGTTTAAAGTGGTTTCAAGATTCCAATAGTGAATATGATAAGTTCCTccccaaaaataaattgtataagaaagaATAGATTGTTGAGCAATGTATATCAATCTAGatgtcaatattattgttttaacataGTTTTGTCACAAAGAGACTTATAAAATTGTACGTGCCATATGCGAAAATATATGCCAACTATAGCCAAGCTCTACCAACAACTTAAACAGCCCTCCCAAacttttactaaatttttttaagcctaatcaattttataatagtatggaTTTAGGCTTTGGCCTCCCCAAATCAAAAAATTAGCGCCTATTGTACCtaaccaaacataatattttttaagacatttttcaattcaaatatgatttttccCGGCAATTGTGTgtacatttaagttttaaaaaagcaaaatatgcacaaataaGCTAAAAATCGCTCAAATGTGCACTTTtcctaaaatatgcaaaagtatgcaaattcaaacttgatatttaattttgccatttcataagacaaatttataacttatcgACCACTACAATAAAACATGCAAGCAGTCCCGAAACActacaaacaatatatttattagagggggggggggattaaACACCTAAAATCCTCCCTTGGTTATATTGGCTGACAGACCTACTTCGCTCAggatcgtttttcgtatacaatgattttatatcactGTATTCAAATTTGAGTATTTGACGCATTCATTACAGTGTTCCATATATTAACTcactactgtacaacagagagAAACCCACTTGCccaactttatttaatttaattataaatttatgcgaattctgatttttggaaa
This region includes:
- the LOC132947702 gene encoding uncharacterized protein LOC132947702; the protein is MENIIPETSRCKPVKLFKKSSFIDMYEGLQSLRSDEIFCDIKLETDDNKIITAHKVVLSAACPYFHAMFTNFAERNHDLVEMRHIDYSALLLLVNFIYSGQILITEENVQDILPAADILQLQGVKEACCDFLQSQLCPTNCIEINAFADLYNCTNLITTSEVYIHQHFSEVVGGKEFLSLSSEQVVKLISSDRLPVSSEEKVFESVISWVKYDLGTRQCILLKLMEHVRLPLTSKNFILKYVLKEPLIKNCFKCYQYVFEALNTLNSEELVPQTIQNTPRHGERVILVVGGIDSGLSNTLEWFDTRTNQWHFGPELITNHRRHSLVVINNNFVFDVGGYVHGLTPYRCVHVLDLTSESLSWQLIDDMLIERQFLGVGVINNNIYAVGGFNDIDGDLQSAEVFDYNTQTWQMIPNMSTLRSFFAVGVLNDLLYVVGGYDQSRQALDTVECYNPSNDMWSPVANMCVCRSGAGVGVLYGELYAVGGSNGSDLLKSVEKYSPRTGVWTPIADLHLPRKYAEVVALDGLLYAIGGMGDSSLLDFVERYNPNTNTWATVTAKWNIMRFTPGVVAINRPRHFTSCYLDKIRECHLPLQRPTQFKGIHTQFTMQNINQLPESRRCEAVKLYEKLSFSDIYEGLQSLWNGEIFCDIKLETDDKKIITAHKVVLSAASPYFHAMFTNFAERNHDLVEMRHIDYSALLLLVNFLYSGKILITEENVQDLLPAADILQLQGVKEACCDFLQSQLCSTNCIGINSIADLHSCTKLMTSSEIYINQHFSEVFGGDEFLLLSSEQVIKLISSDRLPVSSDEKVFESVIRWVKYDLSSRNSILPQLMEHVRLPLTSKDYIIKNVAEEPLIKNCLKSYHYVLKALNTLESEELVPQSIWNKPRHGEKVILVVGGINFGLRHSLEWFDTRTNLWNLGPELITNHRRHGLVVINDNFVFVVGGYVNCTSPYRSVCVLDLSAETLCWKPRNDMLVERKMLGVGVINNNIYAVGGYNDIDGHCRSAEIFDYNTKAWSMVCSMTTTRSLFAVGVLNDLLYVVGGHDQETHALDTVECYNPSIDMWRPVANMCVPRSCAGVGVLYGELYAVGGLNGSNLLSSVEKYSPRTRNWTTVADLLLPRKYAEVVALDGLLYVIGGTNESSLLDSVECYNPNTNTWATVTAKWNVARFSPGVVAINRPQRFTSC